Proteins encoded within one genomic window of Zestosphaera sp.:
- a CDS encoding threonine synthase, giving the protein MHKVPIMAYITGYRCVRCGTLHTPKSPHTTCRSCGGPLLAVYDIEAVKDVVDKHVLTRRSPTMWRYSDLMPVFNKNNIVSLGEGYTPLISLDNAGRELGLRDLLMKDEGRNPTATFKDRPVSVAVSALRELGVKSIAMPTAGNAGAALAAYGARAGLEVHVVMPSDTPKPIYVEALARGVNVITVDGLISDAGRIVAEGASKHGWFDISTMRTPYRAEGTKTMGYEVAEQLGWESPDVIVFPTGGGEGVIGIWKGFKELVELGWVDGTPRIVVVQSEGCRPVVEAFTKGRESAEFFSACETIASGLRVPKPFADVEILKAIRETRGTALAVSDLEIMDSLKELATLEGVLPCPEGAAAYAAVRKLMDSKLVDRDERVVIYNTGSGLKYIDVISKALYGGSASTRKN; this is encoded by the coding sequence GCGGTCCCCTACTGGCGGTCTACGATATCGAGGCCGTGAAGGACGTGGTGGACAAGCATGTCCTCACCCGCAGAAGCCCTACGATGTGGAGGTATTCGGACCTGATGCCCGTATTCAATAAGAACAACATTGTTTCGCTTGGCGAGGGCTACACGCCCCTCATCAGTCTGGACAATGCTGGCAGGGAGTTGGGGTTGAGGGATCTCCTCATGAAGGATGAGGGCAGGAACCCGACCGCCACGTTCAAGGACCGCCCCGTCTCGGTGGCTGTGTCCGCCCTGAGGGAGCTCGGGGTTAAGTCTATAGCGATGCCAACCGCTGGCAACGCTGGTGCGGCTTTAGCCGCTTACGGAGCTAGGGCAGGTCTGGAGGTTCATGTAGTCATGCCTTCAGACACTCCGAAACCTATATATGTTGAGGCACTGGCTCGAGGTGTTAACGTGATCACCGTCGACGGTCTGATAAGCGATGCCGGGAGGATTGTTGCTGAGGGGGCTTCCAAGCACGGATGGTTCGACATATCGACTATGAGGACCCCCTATAGGGCGGAAGGCACTAAGACCATGGGGTATGAGGTGGCCGAGCAACTGGGTTGGGAGTCCCCTGACGTGATTGTCTTCCCTACAGGTGGGGGTGAGGGCGTTATTGGAATCTGGAAAGGTTTTAAGGAGCTCGTGGAGCTTGGCTGGGTTGACGGAACACCCAGGATCGTTGTGGTGCAGTCGGAGGGCTGTAGGCCCGTGGTTGAGGCCTTCACTAAAGGTCGTGAGTCCGCGGAATTCTTCAGCGCGTGTGAGACGATTGCGTCCGGACTCAGGGTTCCTAAGCCGTTCGCCGACGTGGAGATACTTAAGGCAATCCGTGAGACTCGAGGCACTGCTCTAGCCGTAAGCGACCTAGAGATCATGGACTCACTTAAGGAACTGGCCACCCTGGAGGGCGTTCTACCATGTCCCGAGGGTGCGGCAGCGTACGCGGCAGTCAGGAAACTCATGGACTCAAAGCTCGTCGACCGAGATGAGAGGGTGGTCATCTACAACACGGGCAGCGGGCTCAAGTACATCGACGTAATATCTAAAGCACTTTACGGGGGTTCAGCGTCGACGCGGAAAAACTGA
- a CDS encoding amidohydrolase family protein, whose translation MSGAVALTGLRVVRGTGEAPLENGVVVIEGRYIKDVGTLGSVEVPGDAKVIDLKGFTALPGLIDAHLHLLGYRSLDMIKEPLLVPYAARVARVLQDLRSLVDAGFTTVVDAGSDVGLGVKYAITEGSAVGPRVVTAGYALSQTFGHGDEHYLPLEYVDVRTSRLRSFSLICDGVDECRKAARYALREGADFIKIMASGGVLSEKDRPEYTQFTLDEIKAIVEEAEHANRFVHAHAQGSKGIANALKGGVKVIAHGIYIDEEGIELAKERNAIIVPTFAIVDQIVRYGEELGTPKWGLEKARAVYEDHLRNVRDAFRAGVKLATGTDFAGGVKALRHGDNAVELAIFVERLGMTPLEAITCATRNAAEAAGLEGLTGTIERGKLADIIITRENPLADVKTLLNRDNIVAVVKEGRPLKDLIGLPI comes from the coding sequence ATGTCTGGGGCAGTTGCATTAACCGGGTTAAGAGTGGTGAGAGGTACAGGTGAAGCGCCTCTAGAAAACGGGGTTGTGGTTATTGAGGGGCGCTACATCAAGGACGTGGGGACCCTCGGATCCGTTGAGGTTCCCGGCGACGCTAAGGTGATTGACCTTAAGGGATTCACAGCACTGCCGGGACTGATAGACGCTCACCTGCACTTGCTCGGGTACAGGTCCCTCGACATGATTAAGGAGCCCCTGCTGGTTCCCTACGCGGCCCGAGTGGCTAGGGTCCTGCAGGACCTCAGGTCCCTGGTTGACGCGGGCTTCACGACCGTGGTGGATGCAGGCAGTGACGTGGGTCTCGGAGTTAAGTACGCTATTACGGAGGGAAGCGCTGTAGGGCCTAGGGTGGTTACCGCAGGCTATGCGTTGAGTCAGACGTTCGGTCATGGTGATGAGCATTACCTGCCTTTGGAGTACGTTGACGTCAGGACCTCGAGGCTCAGGAGCTTCTCCCTAATTTGTGATGGTGTTGATGAGTGTAGGAAGGCTGCTAGGTATGCTTTGAGGGAGGGGGCTGACTTCATAAAGATAATGGCTTCAGGAGGGGTCCTATCAGAGAAGGACAGACCCGAATACACGCAGTTCACCCTAGACGAGATAAAAGCAATAGTAGAGGAAGCGGAACACGCAAACAGATTCGTACACGCACACGCCCAAGGCAGTAAGGGAATCGCGAACGCCCTGAAGGGAGGGGTTAAAGTCATAGCACACGGAATCTACATAGATGAGGAGGGGATCGAACTCGCTAAAGAAAGAAACGCAATAATAGTACCAACATTCGCCATAGTTGATCAGATAGTCAGGTACGGTGAGGAACTAGGAACCCCTAAATGGGGGTTGGAGAAGGCTAGGGCTGTGTATGAGGATCACCTGAGGAACGTGAGGGACGCGTTCAGAGCTGGTGTTAAGCTGGCTACGGGAACCGACTTCGCGGGAGGAGTTAAGGCTCTCAGGCACGGTGACAACGCCGTTGAGCTGGCAATCTTTGTCGAGAGGTTGGGAATGACGCCTCTTGAAGCGATAACTTGTGCGACCAGAAACGCTGCGGAGGCGGCTGGACTGGAGGGCCTAACTGGAACTATAGAGCGTGGCAAGCTAGCTGACATCATAATAACCAGGGAGAACCCGCTCGCCGACGTGAAGACGCTCTTAAACAGGGACAATATAGTTGCCGTGGTTAAGGAGGGCAGACCCCTCAAGGACCTAATCGGGTTGCCTATATAG
- a CDS encoding ribbon-helix-helix domain-containing protein produces the protein MNEEFRRELEGFVGEVRSRVEELVRRVEELGSRGDYYRAYKTWSGGITEILRSMRGSLERLSNLARESKLSEEEIRESIEYLKDGLEEVLNKVDYMNERLREYRRKGFEVYVGFTPQRVLRDVFKGIEGSVEGILEGVERAIDSIEESLSSTVARTSQVVSVRLKEGDLDVIDQLVEAGIFKSRSEAVAYFTRKGVEASREWINKALEQARKIKELQDLIRKELRGEDGGVGEDKT, from the coding sequence ATGAACGAGGAGTTTAGGAGAGAGCTGGAGGGGTTCGTTGGGGAGGTCAGGTCCCGGGTGGAGGAGTTAGTCAGGAGGGTGGAGGAGTTAGGCAGTAGGGGTGACTACTACAGAGCCTACAAAACGTGGTCCGGAGGGATTACTGAGATCCTCAGAAGTATGAGGGGCTCTCTGGAGAGGTTGAGTAACCTGGCCAGGGAGTCTAAGTTGAGTGAGGAGGAGATCAGGGAGTCGATCGAGTACCTCAAGGACGGTCTTGAGGAGGTTCTGAATAAGGTGGACTACATGAACGAGAGACTCAGGGAGTACAGGAGGAAGGGCTTTGAGGTTTACGTGGGCTTCACCCCGCAGAGAGTGCTGCGCGACGTCTTCAAAGGTATAGAGGGGTCTGTGGAGGGTATCCTGGAGGGTGTAGAGAGAGCCATAGACTCGATCGAGGAGTCGCTGTCCTCCACCGTCGCCAGGACGAGTCAGGTGGTCTCCGTGAGGCTTAAGGAGGGGGATCTGGACGTGATAGACCAGTTGGTCGAGGCGGGAATATTCAAGAGCAGGAGTGAGGCCGTAGCCTACTTCACTAGGAAAGGTGTTGAGGCTAGTAGGGAATGGATCAATAAAGCGTTAGAGCAGGCGAGGAAGATCAAAGAACTGCAGGATCTAATAAGGAAGGAACTGAGAGGGGAAGACGGCGGGGTAGGTGAAGACAAAACCTAA
- a CDS encoding flavodoxin domain-containing protein: MRVIVVFETKYGNTRRVAEEICEGMKEVNGVEVVLKELKDVDVREVSNYDMILIGSPNHMGGPTRGIKAFIDELGRLRLEGVMYATFDTYMGRDLGKAVMKIVERVSKRAPGLKQVVAGLSVRVQGLKGPIAEGELPKCREFGRNIATQLRRG, encoded by the coding sequence ATGAGGGTTATCGTGGTTTTCGAGACGAAATACGGTAATACGAGACGCGTGGCAGAGGAGATATGTGAGGGGATGAAGGAGGTTAACGGGGTGGAGGTCGTCCTCAAGGAACTTAAGGATGTGGACGTGAGGGAGGTTTCTAACTATGACATGATCTTGATAGGTTCTCCGAACCATATGGGCGGTCCTACAAGAGGCATTAAAGCCTTCATTGATGAGCTCGGTAGGCTACGGCTGGAGGGGGTTATGTACGCTACCTTCGACACGTACATGGGGAGGGATCTCGGAAAGGCTGTGATGAAGATTGTTGAGCGAGTGAGTAAGAGAGCTCCAGGGCTGAAGCAGGTGGTAGCTGGCTTATCCGTGAGGGTGCAGGGGCTGAAGGGACCTATTGCGGAAGGTGAGCTCCCTAAATGCAGAGAATTCGGGAGGAACATAGCGACCCAGCTTAGGAGGGGCTGA
- a CDS encoding DUF3311 domain-containing protein, which yields MHVVVVMAASPKREKLSVLIVLITPLVLILGAPLVMTRVEPFMLGLPFNMFWHILWMVLGAFLLTIAYIIRTRGE from the coding sequence ATGCATGTGGTGGTTGTTATGGCTGCATCCCCTAAAAGGGAGAAGCTAAGCGTTCTCATCGTGTTGATAACCCCTCTCGTCCTGATTCTTGGAGCGCCTCTCGTCATGACTAGGGTCGAGCCTTTCATGCTGGGCCTGCCGTTCAACATGTTCTGGCATATACTGTGGATGGTTCTCGGTGCCTTCCTGCTCACTATAGCCTACATAATACGCACGCGGGGTGAGTAG
- a CDS encoding sodium:solute symporter family protein, whose product MDIIALVIIFTWLIISTAVGITAGLRKKFSLEEWAVASRGLSMVVIFFTLAAEIYSAFTFLGLGGWAYNYGAPIYYALAYFVTAYSTGFVLFPYLNRLGRKYRYITQADFLMDRYESNALGILASVLGVALLLPYIQLQIQGTGIIVQTASYGAIDPTTAIMIAYFCVVVFLFIGGYRGLAWTNVLQGVLMFVAAFMILAVPFMAFGGTEPMFRQIMSVSPQHLVLPGAKGIHGFPWYMSTLLLTTLGFWMFPHLTARMYSAKSERDGMRSCAWMPWYSLLAVPIVLAGYSALLLFPGLKNPDLAVMTDVVNFFPPAIVGIIGAGGLAAAVSTGGSLIQASAVIISRNWIQKGFGRGLSDMTTAWLARFMTIVVSVISLILSLYFPTLLVNLLLIAYSLAVQFFPGMVFGITWRRATKHGIFAGILVGTIVVILTTWVWVNPYQVNAGIWGLAFNFITAILVSLATKPPSTETLKKFFTTV is encoded by the coding sequence ATGGACATAATAGCTCTTGTCATAATATTCACCTGGCTAATCATATCCACGGCTGTCGGCATAACGGCCGGCCTGCGCAAGAAGTTCAGTCTGGAGGAGTGGGCCGTAGCGTCGAGAGGTCTCAGCATGGTCGTTATATTCTTCACGCTGGCCGCCGAGATATACAGTGCTTTCACCTTCCTCGGCCTCGGTGGTTGGGCCTACAACTACGGAGCCCCGATATACTACGCTCTAGCGTACTTCGTCACCGCATACTCCACGGGGTTTGTGCTGTTCCCCTACCTCAATAGGCTCGGCAGGAAGTACAGATACATAACCCAGGCCGACTTCCTCATGGACAGGTACGAAAGCAATGCCCTAGGGATCTTGGCCTCAGTGTTGGGGGTCGCACTCCTACTACCATACATACAGCTTCAGATCCAGGGCACGGGAATAATAGTTCAGACAGCCAGCTACGGAGCCATAGACCCGACGACGGCCATAATGATAGCGTACTTCTGTGTTGTAGTGTTTCTCTTCATAGGCGGGTACAGAGGGCTTGCGTGGACCAACGTCCTGCAGGGCGTCCTGATGTTCGTGGCCGCGTTCATGATACTTGCAGTGCCCTTCATGGCCTTCGGAGGGACCGAACCCATGTTCAGGCAGATCATGAGCGTCAGCCCGCAACACCTAGTCCTCCCAGGCGCTAAGGGGATACATGGATTCCCATGGTACATGTCGACACTGCTCCTGACGACATTAGGGTTCTGGATGTTCCCGCACCTGACGGCCAGAATGTACTCAGCCAAGTCCGAGCGCGACGGCATGCGTAGTTGCGCCTGGATGCCATGGTACTCCCTCCTCGCAGTACCAATAGTCCTCGCAGGCTACTCAGCCCTACTCCTCTTCCCAGGGCTTAAGAACCCTGACCTGGCGGTCATGACGGATGTGGTCAACTTCTTCCCCCCAGCCATCGTCGGCATCATAGGGGCCGGCGGGCTTGCGGCCGCCGTATCCACTGGTGGTAGTCTAATCCAAGCTTCCGCAGTGATAATATCGAGGAACTGGATTCAGAAAGGCTTCGGAAGGGGCTTAAGCGACATGACTACCGCATGGCTAGCCAGGTTCATGACCATAGTGGTCAGCGTTATCTCCCTCATCCTCTCACTCTACTTCCCGACCCTCCTAGTCAACCTGCTACTGATAGCCTATTCATTGGCAGTGCAGTTCTTTCCGGGCATGGTGTTCGGCATAACCTGGAGAAGAGCAACTAAACATGGCATATTCGCGGGGATACTGGTCGGAACTATAGTCGTCATATTGACTACATGGGTGTGGGTGAACCCATACCAAGTGAACGCCGGCATCTGGGGGCTTGCCTTCAACTTCATCACGGCGATACTGGTGTCTCTGGCCACTAAACCCCCGTCCACCGAGACGCTGAAGAAGTTCTTTACAACTGTTTGA
- a CDS encoding M20 family metallopeptidase has translation MWEEVLKVIDDMRSELVELTREFIQVPTVNPPGERYEEMADLMIRKLSDSGFTVESVRVPEEVLKAYGLELPRVNVIGVLKGADYGRALCYNGHYDVVPPGSGWSVEPFSGVIREGRIYGRGAADMKGANAAMLIAVKALREAGVKLGGDVIYVATPDEETGGHAGAEYVVEKGLVRSDACIVGEPTEVDKVAVAHKGALWLELTTLGKAAHASLPHKGVNAVEKMAKVIAAFDRLKAELSKRRTKAPMPDESKAPTVMIGGLIRGGVKINVVPDRCTVTVDRRLVPEESVDQARDEVVRLVEELMAGDPELKVEVKVLEAAMPAYTREDEEVVKIVRNAVKTVLGREAIVTGLPGFTDMRFFNKVAPTILYGPGSMTQAHVANEHIPIEDLVVGAKVYALTVLNFLGYRE, from the coding sequence ATGTGGGAGGAGGTTTTAAAGGTTATCGATGACATGCGTTCAGAGCTTGTCGAGCTGACGAGGGAGTTCATCCAGGTACCCACTGTGAACCCTCCCGGTGAGCGTTACGAGGAGATGGCGGACCTCATGATCAGGAAACTCTCAGACTCGGGCTTCACTGTGGAGAGTGTGAGGGTTCCTGAGGAGGTGCTGAAGGCTTATGGGCTTGAGCTACCGCGGGTTAACGTGATCGGTGTCTTGAAGGGCGCTGACTACGGTCGTGCTCTGTGCTACAACGGCCACTACGACGTCGTTCCGCCCGGCAGCGGATGGAGTGTGGAGCCCTTCAGCGGCGTGATTAGGGAGGGGAGAATCTACGGCAGGGGCGCTGCTGACATGAAGGGCGCCAACGCCGCGATGCTCATAGCGGTCAAGGCGTTGAGGGAGGCCGGTGTTAAGCTGGGTGGTGACGTAATCTATGTGGCGACGCCTGACGAGGAGACAGGCGGTCATGCAGGTGCTGAGTACGTGGTTGAGAAGGGGTTGGTCAGGAGTGACGCCTGCATCGTAGGGGAGCCTACGGAGGTGGATAAGGTGGCTGTGGCTCATAAGGGGGCTCTGTGGCTTGAACTAACGACTTTAGGTAAGGCCGCCCATGCCAGCCTCCCGCACAAGGGGGTGAACGCAGTTGAGAAGATGGCTAAAGTGATCGCGGCATTCGACAGGCTTAAGGCCGAGCTCTCTAAGAGGAGGACTAAAGCCCCTATGCCCGACGAATCCAAGGCGCCTACGGTGATGATCGGGGGTCTCATCCGCGGTGGTGTGAAGATAAACGTGGTTCCGGACAGGTGCACCGTGACCGTGGACAGGCGTCTAGTACCTGAGGAGAGCGTGGATCAGGCCAGGGATGAGGTGGTTAGACTAGTTGAGGAGTTAATGGCTGGGGATCCCGAACTGAAGGTAGAGGTCAAAGTGCTTGAGGCCGCTATGCCTGCCTACACCCGCGAGGATGAGGAGGTGGTCAAGATTGTGAGGAACGCGGTCAAGACGGTCTTGGGCAGGGAAGCGATCGTGACAGGCCTTCCCGGATTCACTGATATGAGATTCTTCAACAAGGTAGCACCCACCATACTCTACGGTCCCGGAAGTATGACGCAGGCACATGTTGCGAACGAACACATACCGATCGAGGATCTAGTCGTCGGGGCTAAGGTTTACGCGTTGACGGTCCTCAACTTCTTAGGCTATAGGGAGTAG
- a CDS encoding exosome complex RNA-binding protein Csl4 — MRLKDISRLKVVPGDEICVVEEFLPGDGAYEDNGRVKATVTGYPSINLDLRVVEVKPLSGRTRLPSPGNLIYGFVFSVRDEYALVRIYSDVKCFKYLTTLTGILHASQASDKYVKSVYSAVKPGDVIKAKVLSEAPPYHLTIKEHQLGVVTAYCSVCGAKLIKQGNTLACPSCGSTEGRKTSLEYGILKCP; from the coding sequence GTGAGGCTGAAGGACATCAGCAGGTTGAAGGTAGTGCCTGGCGACGAGATATGTGTGGTCGAGGAGTTCCTGCCGGGTGACGGGGCCTACGAGGATAACGGCAGAGTTAAAGCCACAGTAACCGGTTACCCGAGCATCAACCTCGATCTGAGGGTCGTTGAGGTCAAGCCGCTGAGCGGTAGGACCCGCCTGCCGTCGCCGGGAAACCTCATATACGGGTTCGTCTTCTCGGTCAGGGATGAGTACGCGTTAGTGAGGATCTACAGTGATGTTAAGTGTTTCAAGTACCTCACAACCCTCACAGGGATCCTACATGCCTCTCAAGCGTCGGACAAGTACGTGAAGAGCGTCTACAGTGCGGTGAAGCCGGGGGACGTGATAAAGGCTAAGGTGCTCTCGGAGGCCCCGCCCTACCACCTAACAATCAAGGAGCATCAGCTGGGGGTCGTGACCGCGTACTGCAGCGTGTGTGGCGCCAAGCTGATCAAGCAGGGCAATACTCTGGCATGCCCTTCATGCGGGTCCACTGAGGGGCGGAAGACGTCACTCGAGTACGGGATCCTTAAGTGTCCCTGA
- a CDS encoding DUF2067 family protein: MRSNPVRLSLPCSSQEECLEVAEALTGIKGVKAPLIKQRVRKNSVEIMIVGSPTEVAQTKRLIIKTYGEVRRKLAPQVIGGVMMSEVIKEVGKPLMSQALVEVLRLRGIDVEFNGGVIRGRFSWSDLLTTAKTLADLLLQLNAKYPKTPQSVKCLVTAYAMLKGASVEESVEDLKQLNYLIETDEGLRTNGEWRALLRRCLTR; the protein is encoded by the coding sequence GTGCGCTCAAACCCTGTTAGGCTCTCTCTACCCTGCTCATCTCAAGAGGAGTGTCTGGAGGTGGCTGAAGCACTGACAGGGATTAAGGGAGTGAAGGCCCCCCTAATAAAGCAGAGGGTAAGGAAGAACTCGGTGGAGATAATGATAGTGGGCAGCCCTACCGAGGTCGCGCAGACTAAGAGGTTAATTATAAAGACGTACGGTGAGGTTAGGAGGAAGCTAGCCCCTCAGGTAATCGGGGGCGTGATGATGTCTGAAGTGATTAAGGAGGTAGGGAAGCCCCTCATGTCTCAAGCCTTGGTGGAGGTGCTGAGGCTGAGGGGCATTGACGTCGAGTTCAACGGAGGTGTCATTAGAGGGAGGTTCAGCTGGAGCGACCTACTCACTACCGCGAAAACCCTTGCGGACCTTCTGCTCCAACTCAACGCAAAGTACCCCAAAACACCGCAGTCTGTTAAGTGCTTGGTCACCGCATACGCAATGCTCAAGGGAGCGAGTGTGGAGGAGTCTGTGGAGGATCTGAAGCAACTTAACTACCTAATCGAAACCGATGAAGGCCTGCGGACCAACGGCGAGTGGAGGGCTCTGCTCAGGAGGTGTCTGACCCGCTGA
- a CDS encoding DNA-directed RNA polymerase subunit L, with protein MVGGGRCRMNIRVRKYTDRELVLAIEGEDHTLANLLAKSALSNPHTKLATYVVEHPLVGTPILRIVTDGTDPVQVLKEVVASARDEAKQVLKLIVDTLGVSE; from the coding sequence ATGGTTGGAGGAGGACGGTGCAGGATGAATATAAGAGTCCGTAAGTACACGGACAGAGAACTCGTCTTGGCGATAGAGGGTGAGGACCACACCCTAGCAAACCTGCTCGCTAAGTCCGCCCTAAGCAACCCGCATACTAAACTGGCCACATACGTGGTCGAGCACCCGCTGGTCGGGACGCCCATCCTGAGGATAGTGACGGACGGTACTGATCCCGTTCAGGTCCTTAAGGAGGTTGTGGCCAGCGCTAGGGATGAGGCGAAGCAAGTGCTTAAACTGATCGTCGACACTCTAGGGGTCAGTGAGTGA
- a CDS encoding transcription factor S, with amino-acid sequence MTYFCPKCGSLMTARREGDKAVLVCPRCGYRKEPQQGKALPTISKKITHSEKEKLYVISPDDSYRTLPKVRNVKCPRCGNDEAYYTVLQTRKADEPPTRFYKCVKCGHTWREYE; translated from the coding sequence ATGACGTACTTCTGTCCTAAATGCGGGTCCCTGATGACCGCCAGGAGGGAGGGAGACAAGGCTGTGCTGGTCTGCCCTCGATGCGGCTACAGGAAGGAGCCTCAGCAAGGGAAGGCGTTGCCAACCATCTCTAAGAAGATAACCCACAGTGAGAAGGAGAAGCTCTACGTAATATCCCCCGACGATTCGTACAGGACGCTTCCTAAGGTTAGGAACGTCAAGTGCCCTAGATGCGGAAACGATGAAGCCTACTACACAGTCCTCCAGACGAGGAAGGCCGACGAACCGCCGACGAGATTCTATAAATGCGTTAAGTGCGGACATACGTGGAGGGAATATGAGTAA
- a CDS encoding METTL5 family protein: MHSNKCTSKKELEILLSKVPDFRNPKEGLEQYVTPADIAAELAWDAFMRDDLEGRVVHDMGCGTGRLALAASMLNAKYVVCSDVDLDALEIAREVLTTMSSTLHDVVLADLREAPPFRASDCVVMMNPPFGVKSRKADTDFLTASLKVCGTTYSLHKLSEGLKDALKRLSTTLGFNYEVLKTFKFPLRASLPKHRRKVLQVDSVMIRSVKGSNTFKDAERE, encoded by the coding sequence TTGCATTCAAACAAGTGCACGTCTAAGAAGGAGTTGGAGATTCTGCTCTCGAAAGTCCCGGACTTCAGGAACCCTAAAGAGGGTCTCGAGCAGTACGTGACTCCGGCCGACATAGCCGCGGAGCTCGCTTGGGACGCGTTCATGCGGGACGACTTGGAAGGCAGGGTCGTCCACGATATGGGGTGTGGGACTGGGAGGCTTGCTCTAGCTGCCTCCATGCTTAACGCGAAGTACGTCGTGTGTAGCGACGTGGATCTCGACGCTCTTGAGATCGCTAGGGAGGTCCTAACCACCATGTCATCAACCCTCCACGACGTCGTGCTGGCCGACCTGAGGGAGGCGCCACCCTTCCGAGCCAGCGACTGCGTTGTAATGATGAACCCCCCGTTCGGAGTCAAGTCCAGGAAGGCTGACACCGACTTCCTTACCGCGTCTCTCAAGGTTTGTGGTACTACTTACTCGCTACATAAGCTCAGCGAGGGCCTGAAGGACGCCCTGAAGAGGCTCTCCACCACTCTGGGCTTCAACTACGAGGTGCTTAAGACATTCAAATTCCCGCTCAGGGCTTCCCTACCCAAGCACCGGAGGAAGGTTCTGCAGGTGGACTCCGTAATGATCAGATCCGTTAAGGGTAGCAACACATTTAAGGATGCAGAGCGGGAGTAG
- a CDS encoding 50S ribosomal protein L3 — MARRKWSAPRRGSLGVRPRKRAAEFVPSVRSWPEVGFETPKPLAFLGYKVGMTHVIMVDDREGRPTHGQEIFVPVTVIETPPMIPLAARFYEATLSGLRTLTEVWKTPPEDLEIHRRVKTLSVSTDAFERAVRRLEEMRDRVARISLIMSSQPKLTGGLSKKVPDVIEVRLGGGDLETQLSYALELLGRPVRIADVFNAGQFIDVIGVTKGKGFQGVVKRFGVRELPKWHKHRKGYRRIGARSPAYGTVSTVPQPGQMGFHRRTEYNKRILMIGEDGSKVTPVSGFPHYGLVKTDYVVVAGSVQGTPRRPLILRWPVRPPKWAPGKAPKVVYISLDSKI; from the coding sequence ATGGCTAGGAGGAAGTGGAGTGCTCCACGTAGAGGGTCGCTGGGTGTAAGGCCTAGGAAGAGGGCCGCCGAGTTCGTGCCTTCTGTTCGGAGCTGGCCTGAAGTAGGGTTTGAGACGCCTAAGCCCCTGGCTTTCTTGGGCTATAAGGTAGGTATGACTCACGTAATCATGGTCGACGACCGTGAAGGAAGGCCGACGCACGGGCAGGAGATATTCGTCCCTGTGACGGTCATCGAAACACCGCCAATGATCCCTCTGGCAGCAAGGTTCTACGAAGCTACTTTAAGCGGCTTGAGAACGCTCACCGAGGTATGGAAGACGCCTCCGGAGGATCTGGAGATCCACAGGAGGGTCAAGACACTCTCAGTATCGACAGACGCCTTTGAAAGGGCTGTTAGGCGGCTTGAGGAAATGAGGGATAGGGTCGCTAGAATCTCTTTGATAATGTCATCGCAACCTAAGCTGACTGGGGGCCTGAGTAAGAAGGTGCCTGACGTGATTGAGGTTAGGCTGGGCGGTGGTGACCTGGAGACTCAGCTGAGTTACGCGCTGGAGTTGCTCGGTAGGCCTGTGAGGATAGCGGACGTATTTAATGCAGGGCAGTTCATAGACGTCATAGGAGTTACTAAGGGGAAGGGCTTCCAGGGGGTCGTCAAGAGGTTCGGCGTCAGGGAGCTTCCCAAGTGGCACAAACACAGAAAGGGGTACAGGAGGATAGGCGCCAGGAGCCCCGCCTACGGGACCGTGAGCACGGTCCCTCAGCCAGGCCAGATGGGCTTCCACAGGAGGACGGAGTACAATAAGAGGATCCTGATGATCGGTGAGGACGGGAGTAAAGTAACGCCCGTCAGTGGCTTCCCACACTACGGCCTCGTTAAAACGGACTACGTCGTTGTGGCGGGCTCCGTGCAGGGAACCCCCAGAAGACCTCTGATCCTCAGATGGCCTGTGAGACCGCCCAAGTGGGCGCCTGGGAAAGCGCCGAAGGTAGTCTATATAAGTCTCGACAGTAAGATTTAG